Genomic segment of Bacillota bacterium:
CCCGGAAGCTTCGGGAGAGGGACTGGAGGTGAGGGTTACTTCTCGCAAATGCACGCCTCTACCCGGGCGTGGCATCTCGGGCAGGTGGGCACGTTTTGACCAGCGGGATAGCCTCTGGCTTCCCCCGGTCCCAGCATCACGAATGTCGCGTTCAACAGCGTGCCGTCCAGCGTAGCGGTAACCTCTATCGTATTGCGGTCTGCCACCTCATCGGCGTACAGGATGAAGCGCTGCTGCCCCAAAAGCTCACTGGAAGGTTGAACACGCCAGCCCGCTGGTACCCGTATAGTCACGCTGGCGGACACCGGCGCGTCATTTTCCTTCACCGATACGCCGATGACTTTCTCGACGCCCGGACGCAGCACCGGCTCGCCGTTGTAGTGCAGGGCGATATCATAGCCCTTTGTGTGTATGATAGCGGATTGCGGGTCGCGACTCAGTGCCAGTAATGCCCGCTCGTTACGGAAAAGCAGAGAGAGCAGGTTATCAGGCAGGCGAGTGGCATCGCCCAGAGCCGCGCTGTCCGAGTGCGCTTCCAACATCTTCTTACCCACCTCTACCGTACGCTCGGTCAGTTCGGCAATGGTCTTGGGGGCGTCGATTCCGCGTGTGTACGGGTGCAACACGATAGCGTCGCCTATCGGTTTTATCCATTCCTGCGGGATGCCCTTCGTGCCGCCCAGAATACCCAGCAACGAACCCAGCGTTGCGCCGGTACAGTCGGTATCGTAGCCACAGTTCACGGCGGTGCAAAGTTTGTCGCCGTAGTCGTTACCGTACAGCCAGCCCAGTACGGTGAAACCATGATTTTGCACGGCGTGGCAGGGCTGATTGTGTCCGAAGTTGAAGAGGATACGCTCACGCGCCTCTTGCCAGGGCACGCCGTTGTCGTAGCACCACACCGCCTCGCGGATCACGCGCGAAATGCGGCACCAGACCGGAATCATGGACAATCCGATGCGAATCAGCGTGTGCGGGTCGGAAACCACAAACGCAGCGCTCTCCACCGCCGCCCAGAACATCTCGCCGTAGGTGCCCTCGCCGCCTGCGTGGTCCATCGCCGAGTCCATCCACGCCAGCGAAGCCGCCAGCTGGGGGTCGCCCGGCGCCACACACGCCCAAATCTCGCTGCGGATGGGCGAACCCATCTCGTCGATATAGTAGTTCTCGAAGCAGCCTGAAATCGGCGGGCGCAACCCGCGGGAGATATTGCGCATACAGAAGCCATACTCGTTCCACGGGTAGGAAGCAAGGTGTTTACTCCAGTAGTCCACGAAATCGCTCAGAGTGATTTGCACACCCCGTTCGCGCAACATCTCCAGCCAGACCAGCTGGAAATCCAGGTCGTCATTCGCAGATGCCCTGTCGGGCACGGGGTCATAGAAGGTGAGGGAATGCAGTTTTTTCTGTCCCTCGTAGGGCGCGCCGAGATTACCCCCGATGTTCTTGCCCATCCAGCAAGCGTACACTTTGTCGCGGTATTCTTCCAGAGAAATGGTTATCGGTTTCATCTCCTGTGTTCCTCCTCATTTATCGGTTCCAGCGTTCCAGCACCACTTCCTGCAAACCCTGCCAATCGAGGCGATGCAGTTCGGGTGTTACAGTTCGCAGGTTCAACCGACGCTGCTCACCGCTTGCCGTCCTGCCGGTAGCCCTCCATGAGCCCGAGGGCAGGCGAACCAGTGGCGTTTCGCCGTTATCTCCATCCTTCTCAATGCGGATAGTTGTCGGCGTCACCGTAATCGCCAGCGTGATTCCATGCCAGCGGATACGGTCAATACGTAACGATTCCCAGCCGGAGGGCAGTTTGGGGTCTATCGCAAACCCATCGGCTGTTGGCTGGAAACCGAGGAAGCCGTAAAGCATCACCTGCGGCACCAGCACGCTCTCGAAAAACTCCATATCCAGCCCCAATCCGCCTGCGGTGCCCCCGCCCTGCAACTTGCCCGGACGGGAACCATCGTAGTACTTGCGATAGCCGCCGGCTTGTTCCACTTCCTCGAACCAGCGCAGTATCTCCTGCAGGCGGTTCCACGCGTCGTCCGCGCCCCGCACCTTCAGCCGCGCCATTAGGTCATGGCACGAGAATCCCAGCACCGCGCCGCCGTCCTGTACCTGGTCGCCGAACGGGATGCTCTCCGGCGCGCTCCATGCCCACAAGTAGTAATCGATGTTGCGTTTGGTACTGGCACGTGGGGCGAATCGCCAGTAGTAGATATCTGCTCCAGTGGAGGTGTCGCCTTGCACGATGCGCTCGCCGCTGACCCAGCTCAGGATGTCGCGGGCGCGTTCGGGTGGGGCGAAGCCGTAATAGACCGCCTCCAGATTCAGGAAGGTGTAGCCGTAGTCGTGCATCTTGCCGTCGGCATCGATGGGCGCGTAGCGATGGGTCTTCGGGTTCCAGAACAGGCGGTTGCCTTCCGCTTTCACATCCTCTGCATGGCGAAGCAGCTCCTGTGGGTCGAGTTCGAACACCCCTCTCGGCATGTTCCACTCCGGGTGACGTCGCACCTCGGCTTCGATTTGCGCCATTTTGCGCAGCGCGTCGTAGTAGTGGATGGTGGCGTACACGTCCCTGTCGCCAAACGGCAGCAGGTCCCAGTAGTTATTGCCGATGCCATACCCGTGTCGGATGCGCTTCTGCCCGTCACGGGTGTATTCGATGCCGCTGCGCCCGTCATGCCCCACCCACGGGGTGTAAACCACTTTGCGCTGCAGCGTCTGATGCTCGGTCATCATGTAGCGCATGGCAAGGCGCATCCGGTTCAGGTTCTGACGCAGGAACTCGAGGTCGCCCGTCCACCAAAAATAGGTGGCGCACCCCCGCACAAAGTTCTGCGCGTTGATGTTGTGTCGGGTGTCGTACTGGGTAAAGAACGCCTGAATCACGACTTCACCGCCCGGTCTAGGATTTCCGAAACCGATGCGAAGGCGGGTAATGTCACCCTTCCACTGCGGGTGGCGGTACAGCGGAATCATCTCGTAGCGGATGCTCTCCCCAGCGTGTGGAGAAAAATACATGCGTCGTTCGGGAGAGAACTCCGGTTGCTGGCGCGTTGTCCACTCGATGTATGGCTGTGCGCCTTCCAGCCCCTTGCTCCTCCAGCGCAGCTGCAGAAAGGGCGACTCAAAGGGGTCAATATCGCAGGCGGGAGTGGTCACCGAGGCGTTCGCAGCGGTCAGCACAATCTTCCAGCCCTCGTCGGTGACACCCGCATTCTCCGCACCCCACAGGTCCCATCCATCGGGTGTACTCAGCTGATCGGTGCGCCAGCCCGGCCCCACGGTGTCCTTAAACGAGAAGTGCCAGCCTGCGGTGCGCCTGCCCTGATTCCAGAAGGGGAACGGCCAGCCCAGCTGGTGTGCGATGGAGGCGTGCTGGTGCGTGGCGACGTAGCCTTCGTCGTCGATGATGCGTCGGCTGAGCGCTTCCTTCCACTGCTGGCGGAAAGCGTCGGCGAAGCCGCTGGTATCGACGGCAGGCCAGAGTGCAGCGCAGGAGAGCCACTCATCCCACAGAGTCGCTTTTGGTCCTGCGCCCGGATAGTGCAACCAGAACAGGCGCCGCAGGGTCTGAAGCGGTCTCTCCTGCCCGGGCACCTCGAAGCGGGGGAAATCTTCGGGGACATCCGCGTACACCGCGCCAA
This window contains:
- a CDS encoding ADP-ribosylglycohydrolase family protein, with translation MKPITISLEEYRDKVYACWMGKNIGGNLGAPYEGQKKLHSLTFYDPVPDRASANDDLDFQLVWLEMLRERGVQITLSDFVDYWSKHLASYPWNEYGFCMRNISRGLRPPISGCFENYYIDEMGSPIRSEIWACVAPGDPQLAASLAWMDSAMDHAGGEGTYGEMFWAAVESAAFVVSDPHTLIRIGLSMIPVWCRISRVIREAVWCYDNGVPWQEARERILFNFGHNQPCHAVQNHGFTVLGWLYGNDYGDKLCTAVNCGYDTDCTGATLGSLLGILGGTKGIPQEWIKPIGDAIVLHPYTRGIDAPKTIAELTERTVEVGKKMLEAHSDSAALGDATRLPDNLLSLLFRNERALLALSRDPQSAIIHTKGYDIALHYNGEPVLRPGVEKVIGVSVKENDAPVSASVTIRVPAGWRVQPSSELLGQQRFILYADEVADRNTIEVTATLDGTLLNATFVMLGPGEARGYPAGQNVPTCPRCHARVEACICEK